The Acidobacteriota bacterium DNA window CCAGAAGGTGTATTCCAACTTCGACATCGATCAGGAATTGCTCGAAAAGCTCGCGGGGTGATGCCCGGCGCGTGCGCCGCCCTTGCCGGACGGGCACTGATCCTGACCGGGCGGACTGGCGGCTTCCTTGACCCCGGCACTGAAGAATCTTTCCGGTTTGCTGATAGACCTCGATGGCACCGTTTATGTCGGCGACGAGCCGGTTGCCGGTGCAGTCGAGGTGATTGATTTCCTGCGGTCGAGAAATATCCCGTTTCGCCTGACCACCAACACAACGACGCGCTCACTTAGCTCCCTTCACGGCAAACTGGTTTCGATGGGATTGCCCGTTGAGCCCCACGAGATTTTCAGCGTGATACGTGCGGCCGTGGCCTACTTGCGCAGTAAAGGCAAACCCTCGTGTTACCTGTTGCTGACGGAGGACCCGCGCGGTGATTTCGCCGATTTCCCTCAGTCCGACGAACAGCCGGAGTGTGTCGTAGTCGGTGACATAGGCAAGTACTGGGATTATGAGCTTGTAAACCGCGTTTTTCGCATGGTGCTGCAGGGGGCCGACCTGGTTGCGCTTCACAAGGGTCGATACTGGCAGACCGAAAGCGGCTTGCAGGTTGATATCGGTGCCTTTGTGGCCGGTCTGGAATATGTAACGGGCAAAGAGGCTGTCGTCATCGGCAAACCGTCGAGATCCTTCTTTCAACTGGCCCTGGAGGATCTCAACCTTCCGGCCGGTCAGGTAGCGATGGTGGGTGATGATATCGCGTCGGATGTCGGCGGCGCGCAGCAGGCGGGCATGCACGGGATTCTGGTCAGAAGCGGCAAGTATAGAGAAGAACTGGTGGCACACTCACCGGTGAAACCTGAACTGACTATCGACTCGATCGGTGACCTGGTCGGCCTGTTGTGAGGCCGGGTTTGCCGGCGTTATCAAGCTGCAAACCCTCACATTGGAGGGCGGGGGCGACTTTTTTATTGGAAATCCGAGCACGGGCGGATATACATGTGGTATGCGAGTGCTTGGTATCGACCCCGGGCTGAACGTGACCGGTTACGGGGTTCTTGACGGAGACGACAGGCAGGTTCGGCTTGTCGAGGCAGGCGTTGTCCGGACCGATTCTTCGGCGCCGATGGCTGATCGTCTGCGAGAAATAGCCGCGCAGATGGACCAACTTATCGGCCAGTTCCGGCCGGACGCGGTGGCGGTGGAGGACCTGTATTCGCATTATGCGCACCCGAAGACAGCCATAATCATGGGCCACGCGCGCGGCGTGGTGTTTCTCAAGGCCGGTGAGGCGGGCATCGAGGTGCACCAGTACGGGGCGACCCGCGTCAAGAAATCGCTGACCGGCAACGGC harbors:
- a CDS encoding TIGR01458 family HAD-type hydrolase, giving the protein MTPALKNLSGLLIDLDGTVYVGDEPVAGAVEVIDFLRSRNIPFRLTTNTTTRSLSSLHGKLVSMGLPVEPHEIFSVIRAAVAYLRSKGKPSCYLLLTEDPRGDFADFPQSDEQPECVVVGDIGKYWDYELVNRVFRMVLQGADLVALHKGRYWQTESGLQVDIGAFVAGLEYVTGKEAVVIGKPSRSFFQLALEDLNLPAGQVAMVGDDIASDVGGAQQAGMHGILVRSGKYREELVAHSPVKPELTIDSIGDLVGLL
- the ruvC gene encoding crossover junction endodeoxyribonuclease RuvC, whose protein sequence is MRVLGIDPGLNVTGYGVLDGDDRQVRLVEAGVVRTDSSAPMADRLREIAAQMDQLIGQFRPDAVAVEDLYSHYAHPKTAIIMGHARGVVFLKAGEAGIEVHQYGATRVKKSLTGNGRATKRQMQLMIRSTLGLNTIPEPDDAADALATALCHCRTLGSREAVLP